In a genomic window of Trichoderma atroviride chromosome 4, complete sequence:
- a CDS encoding uncharacterized protein (BUSCO:EOG092D0AE9), with product MASSRPSRRVARRAIIESDDEDEISLTSNAREESPDFEPEQPAPKKTRTARRSVPSAAAADTSTTSTTSAKPTKAPKAPRTRRRPKKAPTPSETVDNSDILGEDEISQANVTATPKPRRTKRASTVSSVDSNDHPDAADRMDGSVTTPGGTSSRKRRSVASRRSRASNAPEAQPEAQPEAQTEAQPEARPQTPKPKASRSPEVALEDQMSPEDQSTPKARPASRSKVSSTPKPAARLRSATPQETRPQETQAVQSTPAPKPPQPSIETPHAQRLGSPLTDITSNVNTVKAKPPPSAKPVRTMDTIMEKPMDIVVKSRTLTIPIVEDATPKPRIVITHLVLENFKSYAGRQEVGPFHASFSSVVGPNGSGKSNVIDSLLFVFGFRASKMRQGKISALIHNSAQYPNLPFCEVAVHFQEVLDQPGGGHEVIPDSELIISRKVFKNNSSKYYINGKESSFTIVTTLLRDRGVDLDHKRFLILQGEVESIAQMKPKAANEHEDGLLEYLEDIIGTSKYKTPIEESAAEVETINELCMDKSARVQHVEKEKNSLEEKKDKALAFIRDENELAMKQSALYQLYLHECTDNIAVTEEAINQMQSQLDLELEKHQGSEQIIKELERQYAQVGKEFEAQDKQTQAFVKQLAKFEQERVKFDEKKKFLEDKRKKLQKSINKAERSATEADETIEQCGEDIVTRTQEIAALETMAKEEEAELTKIRDNLKGKTQVFSDQIAAKQKSLEPWTEKVNQKQSAIAVAESEMNILQEKANAGAVALRELEAKISSIEEGKVSKQKELKACQAEKAKLTKEAEKMKSELSILAEQEPKIRSKISNARQKADEARSSLANTQTRGNVLSALMRMKETGRIDGFQGRLGNLGTIDKKYDVAVSTACPQLDNFVTETVEAGQQCIEYLRKNNLGRGNFICLDKLRQRDMSPINTPENAPRLFDLVKAKADKFLPAFYHAMQDTLVANDLAQANRIAYGSKRWRVVTLDGELIDKSGTMSGGGNTVKRGLMSSKLVADTTQEHVAKLEEDRDGWETKFQEFQEYQRECENRMKELSREIPQLDTKMQKIGLEMESATRNLADTQRRIQEVNKEYQPSAEDSKRISTLQKEVAKLTAEVEKLRGETSSVEEEIKALQDKIMQVGGDALRAQRAKVDSIKEEISTSNDEISNAEVKKAKAEKQKVKLEKEHTKATKERDAAVRDLEQLQDGLDNQGEKAEELKARVEEAEQGLAEMKTGLKQLKTELDAKVAELNETRAVEIEMRNKLEENQKVLADNQKRLRYWQDKLSKLSLQDVDDLVGNSAPKPIKTEESEQTEMPGPSENDDDDEDVEMTDAEADDAEMEDGDAMSVTSDKTEHAESAPARQPNELPRYTPDELAGMSKETLKGEIAALEEKTQNVNVDLGVLAEYRRRVEEHMNRASDLQTALEQRDAAKKRLDDLRRLRLEGFMEGFSAISLRLKEMYQMITMGGNAELELVDSLDPFSEGILFSVMPPKKSWKNIGNLSGGEKTLSSLALVFALHHYKPTPLYVMDEIDAALDFRNVSIVANYIKERTKNAQFIVISLRNNMFELAARLVGVYKVNHMTKSVTIENKDFIDRPQMTQQQQQRALGGGGNTTTVPMR from the exons ATGGCCTCTTCTCGACCATCGCGACGCGTCGCCAGGCGGGCAATTATCGAatccgacgacgaagatgaaatcTCCTTGACATCAAATGCTCGCGAGGAGTCGCCCGACTTTGAGCCCGAACAGCCAGCCCCCAAGAAAACCAGGACCGCGCGCAGGTCAGTTCCATCTGCGGCCGCTGCTGATACGTCCACAACGTCCACAACGTCTGCAAAACCGACAAAAGCGCCAAAGGCACCTCGAACTCGTCGGCGCCCTAAAAAGGCCCCAACCCCGTCAGAGACCGTCGATAACAGCGACATACTCGGCGAAGATGAAATCTCCCAAGCAAACGTCACTGCGACCCCGAAACCTCGCCGGACTAAGAGAGCCTCAACGGTCTCGAGTGTCGATTCCAATGACCACCCTGATGCGGCCGATCGAATGGACGGCAGTGTGACGACGCCAGGCGGCACTTCATCACGGAAGCGGAGAAGCGTGGCATCGCGAAGATCAAGGGCCAGCAACGCACCAGAAGCCCAGCCAGAAGCCCAACCAGAAGCTCAAACAGAAGCCCAGCCAGAAGCCCGGCCACAGACCCCCAAGCCGAAAGCTAGTAGGAGTCCAGAGGTCGCGTTGGAAGATCAGATGTCGCCAGAAGACCAGTCTACACCAAAAGCACGGCCCGCTTCCAGATCCAAAGTCTCTTCGACGCCGAAGCCTGCTGCAAGATTACGATCCGCAACGCCACAAGAGACTCGACCGCAAGAAACCCAAGCTGTGCAGTCGACCCCAGCACCCAAACCACCGCAGCCATCAATAGAAACTCCGCACGCACAGCGGCTGGGTTCTCCTCTGACAGATATCACATCAAACGTCAATACTGTCAAAGCCAAGCCACCGCCCTCTGCCAAACCCGTCAGGACAATGGATACCATTATGGAGAAGCCAATGGATATTGTCGTCAAGTCACGGACATTGACGATACCTATTGTCGAAGATGCAACACCAAAGCCTCGCATAGTCATCACACATTTGGTTCTCGAAAACTTCAAGAGCTACGCTGGACGACAAGAAGTGGGACCATTCCATGCGTCGTTTTCATCCGTTGTTGGACCGAACGGCTCTGGAAAGTCCAACGTCATTgactctctcctctttgtgTTTGGTTTCCGAGCCAGCAAGATGCGACAGGGAAAGATCTCTGCTTTAATTCACAATTCTGCACAGTATCCCAACCTTCCTTTCTGTGAGGTTGCGGTGCATTTTCAAGAGGTCTTGGATCAG CCCGGGGGTGGCCATGAAGTAATCCCTGATTCGGAGCTCATCATTTCCCGTAAAGTTTTCAAAAACAACTCCAGCAAGTATTACATCAACGGCAAAGAGTCAAGCTTCACAATTGTTACTACACTTCTGCGTGACCGTGGCGTGGATCTTGACCACAAGCGTTTCTTGATTCTCCAGGGAGAGGTCGAATCAATTGCTCAGATGAAGCCCAAGGCTGCGAATGAGCACGAGGACGGATTACTGGAATATCTCGAAGACATCATTGGAACCTCCAAATATAAAACTCCGATTGAAGAGTCCGCGGCTGAGGTCGAAACTATCAATGAACTTTGCATGGACAAGAGCGCTCGTGTTCAGCATgttgagaaggagaagaacagcctggaagaaaagaaagacaaggcACTCGCATTCATTCGAGATGAGAATGAACTCGCCATGAAGCAGTCTGCATTGTATCAACTCTATCTCCATGAATGTACGGACAACATCGCAGTCACAGAAGAGGCGATCAACCAGATGCAGTCTCAACTGGACCTTGAACTCGAAAAACACCAAGGCAGCGAGCAGATTATCAAGGAACTCGAGCGCCAATACGCCCAAGTTGGTAAGGAGTTTGAAGCTCAAGACAAGCAAACTCAGGCATTCGTCAAACAATTGGCAAAGTTTGAACAAGAACGCGTCAAGTttgacgagaagaagaaattcttGGAagacaagaggaaaaagctCCAAAAATCGATTAACAAGGCTGAAAGATCTGCGACTGAGGCTGATGAGACAATCGAGCAATGCGGAGAGGACATTGTCACACGGACTCAAGAAATCGCGGCACTAGAGACTATGgcgaaggaagaagaagctgagcTCACCAAGATCAGAGACAATCTGAAGGGAAAGACCCAAGTCTTTTCTGATCAGATTGCAGCTAAACAAAAGTCTCTGGAGCCATGGACAGAAAAGGTCAACCAGAAGCAATCTGCCATTGCCGTTGCCGAAAGTGAGATGAACATTCTCCAGGAAAAGGCGAATGCTGGTGCAGTCGCTCTGCGGGAGCTGGAGGCCAAAATTTCATCTATTGAAGAGGGCAAAGTTTCCAAGcagaaggagctcaaggcttGCCAGGCTGAAAAAGCAAAATTGACAAAAGAGGCCGAAAAGATGAAGTCGGAGCTCTCTATTCTCGCAGAACAAGAACCAAAGATAAGATCAAAAATTTCCAACGCCCGCCAGAAAGCAGATGAAGCTCGCTCAAGTTTGGCCAATACTCAAACGAGGGGCAATGTGCTATCTGCCCTGATGCGAATGAAGGAAACAGGACGTATCGATGGATTCCAAGGTCGTCTAGGAAACCTCGGCACTATTGATAAGAAATACGACGTGGCAGTCTCTACCGCGTGCCCTCAGCTGGACAACTTTGTCACCGAAACAGTCGAGGCAGGTCAGCAGTGTATTGAGTATCTACGGAAGAATAACCTTGGTCGTGGCAACTTCATCTGTCTAGATAAACTTCGACAACGGGACATGTCGCCGATCAACACCCCAGAAAATGCGCCGCGGCTGTTTGATCTCGTCAAAGCAAAAGCCGACAAGTTTCTACCAGCGTTCTATCATGCTATGCAGGATACCCTTGTTGCCAATGACCTTGCGCAGGCTAATCGTATTGCTTACGGCTCCAAGAGGTGGCGCGTTGTGACGCTGGATGGCGAATTGATTGACAAATCTGGTACCATGTCAGGAGGTGGCAACACGGTGAAGCGAGGCCTCATGTCCTCCAAGCTCGTTGCCGACACAACACAAGAACATGTCGCCAAACTTGAAGAGGATCGCGATGGGTGGGAAACCAAGTTCCAAGAGTTCCAGGAATATCAGCGAGAATGCGAGAACAGAATGAAGGAGCTGAGCCGGGAAATCCCTCAACTAGACACCAAGATGCAAAAAATCGGCTTGGAAATGGAGAGCGCCACGCGAAACTTGGCTGATACCCAGCGACGTATCCAGGAAGTCAACAAGGAGTACCAACCATCCGCTGAAGACTCCAAGAGAATCTCGACACTGCAGAAAGAAGTAGCTAAGCTGACTGCAGAAGTGGAGAAACTTCGCGGTGAGACATCCAGCGTCGAGGAGGAGATTAAAGCTCTGCAGGACAAGATTATGCAAGTTGGTGGAGACGCGCTGCGAGCTCAGCGAGCCAAGGTTGACTCCATCAAAGAGGAGATTTCAACTTCAAATGACGAAATCTCCAACGCTGAAGTCAAGAAAGCCAAGGCCGAAAAACAAAAGGTCAAGCTCGAGAAGGAACACACCAAGGCTACCAAAGAGCGGGATGCCGCAGTACGCGATcttgagcagctgcaagacGGCCTTGATAACCAAGGAGAGAAAGCGGAAGAGCTCAAAGCCCGCGTCGAAGAAGCCGAGCAAGGGCTTgcggagatgaagacggggctgaagcagctcaagacaGAGTTGGACGCCAAGGTTGCAGAGCTGAATGAAACCCGAGCGGTGGAGATTGAGATGCGGAATAAGCTCGAAGAGAACCAGAAGGTTCTCGCTGATAACCAGAAGCGACTCCGATACTGGCAAGACAAGCTGTCCAAACTTTCGCTCCAAGATGTTGATGATTTGGTCGGCAACTCGGCTCCTAAGCCCATCAAGACCGAAGAATCGGAGCAGACTGAGATGCCAGGGCCTTCAGaaaatgatgacgatgatgaagatgttgagatgacagacgccgaggccgatgatgctgagatggaagatggagacgcCATGTCAGTTACGTCTGACAAGACTGAACATGCCGAAAGCGCACCCGCTCGCCAGCCCAACGAACTGCCAAGGTACACGCCAGACGAGTTGGCTGGTATGAGTAAGGAGACTCTTAAAGGGGAGATTGCCGCgttggaagagaagactCAGAATGTCAACGTGGATCTCGGAGTTTTGGCTGAGTACCGTCGTCGCGTGGAAGAACATATGAACCGCGCGTCTGATCTGCAAACAGCACTTGAACAGCGCGATGCAGCCAAGAAGAGACTGGATGACTTGCGCCGTTTGCGACTTGAAGGCTTCATGGAGGGCTTCAGTGCAATTTCACTGCGCCTCAAGGAGATGTACCAAATGATCACCATGGGAGGTAACGCAGAACTCGAGTTGGTTGACAGCTTAGACCCCTTCAGCGAAGGTATCCTTTTCAGCGTCATGCCGCCCAAAAAGAGCTGGAAAAATATTGGCAATCTTTCGGGTGGAGAGAAGACTTTGAGTAGTCTTGCTTTGGTGTTTGCTCTGCATCACTATAAACCAACGCCGCTATATGTCATGGACGAAATTGATGCTGCTCTGGACTTCCGAAAC GTCTCGATCGTCGCGAACTACATCAAAGAGCGTACAAAGAATGCACAGTTCATCGTTATTTCGCTACGAAACAACATGTTTGAGCTTGCAGCGCGCCTTGTCGGCGTGTACAAGGTCAACCATATGACGAAGAGTGTCACGATTGAGAACAAGGACTTTATCGACAGGCCTCAAAtgacacagcagcagcagcagagagcGCTGGGAGGAGGTGGAAATACGACCACAGTGCCAATGAGGTAG
- a CDS encoding uncharacterized protein (EggNog:ENOG41), with protein sequence MFEYTDYHTVFPAGAQVPYDRKRIHEIEARRKDLGGQLFMDRVLKALGISKNKIYPPKNDNGVKQLHQQICESNMSMHHKLSLLYYVLLDFDIVDGQASLSETFASASGMPQKYEIFMKGLWYMDCLAFSTALEYVAHPSLVPDFADDIVITLVQHSSDGDFDLALSYYHTVQPVLKSSKALELIFGAMAQTNVTEALLCSRTYPEYTRELLFRQLIAETLGSKSAQADELAFLPFDSLEEVWFEEYLSSGEGRNLKKAKDTLLVRKIASDRFGEIRTQRTSSQWGPVLEGIKQGIEGQFE encoded by the exons ATGTTTGAATACACCGACTACCACACGGTCTTCCCCGCCGGGGCCCAGGTGCCCTACGATCGCAAGCGCATCCACGAGATCGAGGCGCGCCGGAAAGATTTGGGCGGGCAGCTCTTCATGGATCGTGTTCTGAAGGCACTGGGAATCAGCAAAA ACAAGATTTACCCTCCAAAGAACGACAATGGCGTAAAACAACTCCACCAACAAATCTGCGAAAGCAACATGTCGATGCACCACAAGCTGTCGCTGCTATACTATGTGCTCTTGGACTTTGATATCGTTGACGGCCAGGCGTCTCTGTCTGAAAcatttgcttctgcttcggGCATGCCTCAGAAATACGAAATCTTTATGAAGGGACTGTGGTATATGGACTGCTTGGCCTTTTCG ACCGCTCTGGAATATGTCGCCCATCCGTCACTGGTACCAGACTTTGCAGATGATATCGTCATCACTCTTGTGCAGCATTCTTCAGATGGCGACTTCGATCTTGCGCTATCTTACTACCATACTGTTCAGCCGGTTTTAAAATCTTCCAAAGCTTTGGAGCTCATCTTTGGCGCCATGGCCCAAACCAATGTCACTGAGGCGCTCCTATGCTCCCGCACATACCCAGAGTATACCCGCGAGCTCCTCTTTCGGCAGCTGATTGCAGAGACTCTCGGTAGCAAATCGGCGCAGGCAGACGAATTGGCATTCCTTCCCTTTGACTCTCTTGAGGAGGTGTGGTTTGAGGAGTATCTCTCTTCTGGTGAAGGTAGAAATCTtaaaaaggcaaaggataCTCTCCTCGTCCGCAAAATCGCCAGCGACCGATTTGGGGAGATTCGAACACAGAGGACAAGCAGCCAGTGGGGACCTGTGTTGGAGGGTATCAAGCAGGGCATTGAGGGCCAATTCGAATGA
- a CDS encoding uncharacterized protein (TransMembrane:5 (o34-56i63-81o112-137i146-164o184-203i)), which produces MNSTIEQVMADLPLHPFSPFITELPTFVPNTLSALPLVSIFGAGCVVIFGVTYGIIQRMRPSMGAGEVSIALWFALCYFSYNAFDMASKTDIFGQLWKEYALSDSRYMTQDAFTVCMETVTAVFWGPMSFFCVYFIIAEHPLRHPFQLIISLGQLYGDVLYYAICTFQEVVNDIVYCRPERFYFWAYYFLCNFFWIVIPLLLIKQSVSETAKVFAKVKAASTVKKAQ; this is translated from the exons atgaacAGCACCATCGAGCAAGTCATGGCGGATCTGCCTCTGCACCCGTTCTCCCCTTTTATCACGGAGCTGCCAACCTTCGTGCCCAACACTCTTTCGGCGCTGCCGCTCGTGTCCATCTTTGGAGCAGGATGCGTCGTCATCTTTGGAGTCACATATGGCATCATTCAGCGGATGAGGCCCTCGATGGGCGCCGGCGAGGTTTCAATAGCGCTTTGGTTTGCGCTCT GTTACTTTTCTTATAATGCATTCGACATGGCCAGCAAGACCGACATCTTCGGCCAGCTGTGGAAGGAATACGCCCTCTCTGACTCTCGCTACATGACCCAGGACGCCTTCACCGTCTGCATGGAGACCGTCACTGCTGTTTTCTGGGGCCCAATGTCCTTCTTCTGCGTCTACTTCATCATTGCCGAGCACCCGCTGCGCCACCCGttccagctcatcatcagcctGGGCCAGCTGTACGGCGACGTCTTGTACTACGCCATCTGCACGTTCCAGGAGGTCGTCAACGACATTGTCTACTGCCGGCCGGAGCGATTCTACTTCTGGGCTTACTACTTCCTCTGCAACTTCTTCTGGATTGTTATTCCTCTGCTGCTCATCAAGCAGAGCGTCAGCGAGACCGCAAAGGTGTTCGCCAAGGTAAAGGCGGCATCTACTGTTAAGAAGGCGCAGTAA
- a CDS encoding uncharacterized protein (EggNog:ENOG41~SECRETED:SignalP(1-19)~TransMembrane:1 (o242-265i)), whose translation MAQTGVAGVLLGPLTTTWTMPQTCSIFMPGCSTCDNAYNGQSCNPTSGGQVMDNTACWPPATSGVASPSWPFVGWGFYSPGLACPAGYTSACTAVYGQRPPWSTQFSLVPSETAIGCCPTGFACANVNGNTCTATVTHSTTIQTAFCSGTNLVDFAVATLPSIATATTTETNSATTDVESSTFTRIMTLYAPMFQLNFHESDLPASTTSSSASSTSSSPSETSSGNGTLSKSSGGLSNGAKIGLGVGIGLGVAFLLAFGAFIYYYRRSRNNAVPLGSELPNNQISVEDPQTPKIKQSPGQIYEMGVYHAPAELPGNVMEGGYQDNPSPRRNDAPHRYA comes from the exons atGGCACAGACAGGCGTAGCGGGCGTTTTGCTCGGCCCTCTGACCACAACATGGACGATGCCCCAGACGTGCTCAATCTTCATGCCGGGCTGTTCGACATGCGACAACGCGTACAATGGACAGTCGTGCAATCCCACAAGCGGTGGCCAGGTGATGGATAATACGGCATGCTGGCCGCCAGCCACCAGCGGAGTTGCCTCGCCGTCGTGGCCCTTTGTGGGCTGGGGATTCTACTCTCCCGGGCTGGCCTGTCCCGCGGGATACACGAGCGCCTGCACGGCGGTTTACGGGCAAAGACCGCCATGGTCGACGCAATTCTCTTTGGTGCCGTCAGAGACTGCCATCGGCTGCTGCCCAAC AGGATTCGCATGTGCCAATGTCAATGGAAACACATGCACCGCAACCGTCACACACTCAACTACTATCCAAACTGCCTTTTGTTCCGGCACCAACCTCGTTGACTTTGCAGTCGCAACACTTCCTTCAATCGCCACCGCGACGACAACCGAGACAAACTCAGCAACTACAGATGTCGAATCTTCGACTTTTACACGCATAATGACCCTGTACGCCCCAATGTTCCAGCTCAACTTCCACGAAAGCGACTTGCCAGCCTCGACAACCTCGTCCAGTGCATCAAGCACATCATCTTCACCGTCTGAAACGAGTAGCGGTAACGGCACTTTGTCAAAATCCTCAGGGGGACTATCCAACGGGGCCAAGATCGGACTGGGCGTCggcatcggcctcggcgtGGCCTTTCTGCTGGCGTTTGGCGCCTTCATCTACTACTACCGGCGCTCACGAAACAACGCAGTGCCTCTTGGAAGTGAGCTCCCGAACAATCAGATTTCTGTTGAAGACCCCCAGACTCCAAAGATTAAACAGTCGCCCGGTCAGATTTACGAAATGGGCGTGTATCATGCGCCTGCGGAATTACCTGGTAATGTCATGGAAGGCGGCTACCAGGACAACCCCAGCCCCAGAAGAAACGATGCTCCTCACAGGTATGCCTGA
- a CDS encoding uncharacterized protein (EggNog:ENOG41), with protein sequence MVPSGSSKLPLQLNPWENHALDYQFPSPPDSHVGGGNSSPAAWKQLQDSVIYPGIYSASGLDVMGILLRLVSRPNPGIELGPLDCSVSLTLCDLSLPNLPIIYASPGFYELTGYSASETLGRNCRFLQHPPYANQTAGSGVSSELAEPVTKMRWAIQAHQEVRVEVANYKRNGKRFTNIVTVIPLLPDADGHHYAVGLQAEV encoded by the exons ATGGTTCCTTCAGGGTCTTCAAAACTACCGCTGCAGCTGAATCCGTGGGAAAACCATGCTCTTGAT TACCAATTTCCATCCCCGCCTGACAGTCACGTTGGAGGTGGCAACAGTTCCCCTGCTGCTTGGAAACAACTTCAGGATTCCGTGATATATCCTGGCATTTACTCGGCTAGCGGGCTAGATGTGATGGGCATCTTG CTCCGACTTGTGTCTCGACCAAACCCCGGCATTGAACTCGGCCCTCTCGACTGTTCCGTCTCGCTCACATTATGCGATCTCAGCTTACCAAATCTACCCATCATCTATGCCTCCCCGGGATTCTACGAGTTGACTGGCTACTCTGCCTCGGAAACACTTGGTAGAAACTGTCGATTTCTACAACACCCTCCCTATGCAAACCAGACAGCCGGATCAGGGGTGTCTTCAGAACTCGCCGAGCCCGTCACAAAGATGCGATGGGCAATCCAAGCCCATCAAGAAGTCCGAGTGGAAGTCGCCAACTACAAGAGAAACGGGAAACGATTCACCAACATCGTCACTGTAATTCCGTTACTCCCAGACGCTGACGGACATCATTATGCCGTCGGGTTACAAGCCGAAGTATGA
- a CDS encoding uncharacterized protein (EggNog:ENOG41) → MSRRLFSRGGRTATATTSTSTTTITALPDYEPLSFPLSDTARRELIELSNHRGAAPYEAQLKDSIRHLGLSVSDLNERLRRGQDRLAIVSERRKEKDTDKTAEEERLEQQMPEFETDVEKLTRESERALRETIDRKAELEDEASVLEDLSTTATTNSIAQTRSAAATQSRRRRANGVDSDEEDAAANETNEDDRQEPVNSIVDTFRDLRAKKRAEYTGLSVHQRYGLNNDYVGFKKLWHEAAAGEDGPPLPDASRWFDSNGEPEMTIPSRDAQNGSFDDDEEVAVSRENISVNCPLTLLPMNEPYRSRKCPHVFEKAAILDYLPFRGELQCPQTGCSQKFSRIRFEEEFFLDEAMKRRIQRWRQAEQNRQDMDDEDEDDADESLLVGSQRQARGGQRQRSQKRGEAGIVMKLRLDVNIVENDTHNELNDARLKPFVD, encoded by the exons ATGTCTCGCCGTCTATTCAGCCGCGGCGGCCGTACGGCTACTGCAACGACCAGCACTTCAACAACCACCATCACAGCCCTGCCTGACTACGAGCcgctttctttccctctttccGACACGGCCCGACGAGAGCTGATTGAGCTCTCAAACCATCGCGGCGCTGCACCGTATGAGGCGCAGCTAAAGGACTCGAttcgccatcttggcctcaGCGTGAGCGATCTCAACGAACGTCTGCGCAGAGGCCAGGACCGACTGGCCATTGTCTCTGAGCGCcggaaagaaaaggacacGGACAAGACGGCCGAAGAGGAGCGCCTCGAACAGCAGATGCCCGAATTCGAAACCGACGTCGAAAAGTTGACGCGCGAGTCAGAGCGTGCGCTGAGAGAGACGATTGATCGAAAAGCCGAGCTAGAGGACGAGGCTTCTGTCTTGGAGGACCTCAGTACCACTGCGACAACGAATTCAATAGCTCAAACAAGAAGTGCGGCCGCGACACAGAGCCGGCGGAGACGTGCCAATGGCGTTGAtagcgacgaagaagacgccgccgccaatgAGACCAATGAAGACGACCGACAGGAACCCGTGAACAGCATCGTCGATACCTTTCGCGATCTCCGCGCCAAGAAGAGGGCAGAATACACGGGTCTCAGCGTCCACCAGCGCTACGGCCTCAACAATGACTATGTcggcttcaagaagctgtggcacgaggctgcggcgggcgAAGACGGCCCTCCTCTGCCAGATGCCTCACGGTGGTTCGACTCCAATGGCGAGCCCGAGATGACAATCCCCAGTCGTGATGCGCAAAATGGCTcctttgacgatgacgaggaggtgGCTGTCTCGCGAGAGAATATCAGCGTCAATTGTCCCCTGACCCTCCTCCCCATGAATGAACCCTATAGAAGTCGCAAGTGCCCACACGTATTTGAGAAAGCCGCCATCCTGGATTACTTGCCTTTCCGGGGCGAGCTTCAGTGTCCCCAAACAGGCTGTTCACAG AAATTCTCTCGAATTcgttttgaagaagaattctTCCTAGACGAAGCTATGAAGAGGAGAATACAGCGCTGGAGGCAAGCTGAGCAGAATCGCCAGGacatggacgacgaggatgaagatgatgctgacgaGTCACTTCTTGTTGGCAGCCAGCGACAAGCAAGGGGGGgccagaggcagaggagtCAAAAGAGAGGCGAAGCGGGAATTGTCATGAAGCTGCGTCTAGATGTGAATATTGTAGAAAATGATACCCATAATGAATTAAACGATGCCCGTCTAAAACCTTTTGTAGATTGA
- a CDS encoding uncharacterized protein (BUSCO:EOG092D3HQ3), with protein sequence MAAPTRAATKALRRLPVPRPSLQATTIPVAGAVPLPFAAQTQQPRWHSASASASSVNPNEVSHFNALAAEWWDPHGSSRLLHLMNPLRHDFIRRCLQASDSAPRLDDRSADSTVTYLDIGCGGGIFAESAARLPSTRHVTAIDPTPSVLSVAKAHARKDPLLATKLSYKQSSIEQLQVPPEGHGYDIVSLFEVIEHIDDPGAFLDKVRPFVKPGGWLVMSTIARTWMSWLTTNLIAEDILRIVPPGTHDWNKYLNEEELKGFLAGKGWDSANVMGVVYVPGLGWKEVKGSEKVGNYFFAVRKV encoded by the coding sequence ATGGCCGCACCGACCCGGGCAGCGACAAAGGCCCTGCGCCGCCTGCCTGTGCCTCGCCCGTCGCTGCAGGCCACCACCATCCCTGTAGCCGGAGCTGTGCCGCTGCCATTCGCCGCGCAGACCCAGCAGCCGCGATGGCactcagcctcagcctctgcctcgtccgTCAACCCCAACGAGGTCTCGCACTTCAATGCCCTGGCCGCCGAATGGTGGGATCCCCACGGGTCCTCGCGCCTGCTGCACCTGATGAACCCCCTGCGCCACGACTTCATCCGCCGCTGTCTCCAGGCCTCCGACTCGGCGCCTCGGCTCGACGACCGCAGCGCCGACAGCACCGTCACGTACCTCGAcattggctgcggcggcggcatcttcgccgAGAGCGCGGCGCGGCTGCCCTCGACGAGGCACGTCACGGCCATTGACCCCACGCCGTCCGTCCTGAGCGTTGCAAAGGCACATGCGCGCAAGGACCCGCTGCTGGCCACGAAGCTCTCCTACAAGCAGTCGTCCATCGAGCAGCTACAAGTCCCGCCAGAAGGGCACGGCTACGACATTGTCTCGCTCTTCGAGGTCATCGAGCACATTGACGACCCCGGCGCGTTCCTCGACAAGGTGCGGCCGTTTGTCAAGCCGGGCGGGTGGCTCGTCATGAGCACGATTGCGCGCACGTGGATGAGCTGGTTGACGACGAATCTGATTGCCGAGGACATACTGCGAATCGTGCCGCCGGGGACGCACGATTGGAACAAATACCTgaatgaagaggagctgaaggGGTTCCTGGCTGGCAAGGGCTGGGACAGCGCAAACGTCATGGGCGTGGTGTATGTCCCTGGGCTGGGATGGAAAGAGGTCAAGGGCAGTGAAAAGGTGGGCAACTATTTCTTTGCTGTGCGCAAGGTATag